The Deltaproteobacteria bacterium genome includes the window CCAGACCCCTCGATACGACATGCCCAATTCCTTGGCCGTCCGGTTCATGGAGCCCGTCCTCCGGATGGTCTTGAAAATCTTCAAGCGCCCTTCGCCCATGAACACGTTGCCATCCTCATCCTCGAGCCAATGCTTGGACCGGATCCTGATTTTCACCATAGTCGTCCTCCTATACCCTGCAGCGGCCGTGGAAAGGCTCACGGGCCGATCTCCGTCCAGAATTCCCCGCTCATTCCCGGATCGTACCCACCCAGGGACATCATGCGCTCCCGAAATGGCTCCGTCGCCGCCGTATCGAGCAGCATTCGAACCCGTTCGTCTTCCAGGAAAGGAGAAGGAATAACCAGATCGTACTGCTCTTGCACCACGGGGATAAAATCCAGATCCAGCGCACGGGCCGCTGCAAAAATTCCCAGTCCCACATCTGAAACACCACTCTTTACGTCCACGGCTACAGCCATGTGAGTGTATTCTTCCCTGTCGTATCCGTGAATGGCCGTCGGATCGATCCCCTGCTGTTTCAGGCGGAAATCCAGGAGAATCCGAGTGCCGGATCCCGCCTGACGGTTCATGAAGGTGACGTCCTCTCTGGCCAGATCTTCCAGCCCCCGGATGCCCTTGGGGTTGCCTTTTCGAAGGATGAGCCCCTGCTCCCGCCGCACTAGATGAAACAACGAAACCTTCATGCCCGGGAGGTACTTCTTTACGTAAGAACGATTATACTCGCCGGTGTCCTCCTCGAGGAGGTGGGAACCGGCCGCGTGGGCGCAGCCGTTCCGGAGTGCGAGCAGTCCTCCGAGGCTTCCGACATTGGCTGAACTGAGGCGGAATCCCCTGGGGTCCCGTTTCATGAGGTCTCCCAGAACGTCTATACTCATGTCGTGGCTGCCGATCACCACCAGGGTCCGATCGAGCACTGCGTCTTCCACCAGCAGCTCGGCTTCGGCCTCAGCGTCACGCGGAAGACCTTCCGAAAATTCTGAAAGCCGGACGATACCCTCGGCCCGAGTCAACGTTGTGATCGAGCCCGCGCCCCTGGGTAACGGCGTGGCGACGATGCGGTCATTCACCCTGCCCAGGTTCACCCGCAGAAACTCCTCTACTCCCAGTTTCGATGGGACCGCCCTGGATAGATGTACGCGCACCCGTTTCCGGGTCTTCTCAGGGATTCCCTGCAAGGCGTACAAGAGCGGCGCGGCGAATTGATCGAAGGAAAGGGTCGCCGACACGGAGTATCCCGGATTACCGATAACCGGCTTACCGGACACCTCGGCCAGAATGGTGGGTTTTCCGGGCATCATGGCCACGCCGTGCACCAGCACCTCCCCCAACGCCTCCAGAACGTGATACGTGTAGTCTTCGCTTCCCGCCGAAGATCCCGCGTTGACGATCACCATATGGGCATCCGACTCCACGGCCGTCCGAACGGCCTCGTGGAGGTCTTCGTACACGTCACGCACGATGCCCTCGATTCGAGGAATGCCGCCGGATTCCGTGACCATGGCCGAGAGAATCACTGAGTTGGATTCGGGAATTCGCCCTTGAACTCCGACGCTCTCCGTTCTCTCACCGACAGGGCCCAGCAGTTCATTCCCCGTAGGAATGATCGTCACCCGGGGACGCTTCCAAACGAGAATCCGATCGACGTCGGCCGCCAACAGAGCGCCCAGATCGTAGGGGCGGATCCGGTGATTCCTGGGAAACAGCAGTTCCGTGGCCACCACGTCCTCGCCGACCTTGCGTACGTTCTCCCAGGGGTAAGCCGCCGTATGGATCTCGATGAATCCATCCGCGAGTTCCAGGAGCTTTTCCACCATGATCACGGAGTTGGCGCCTTCAGGAATCGGCTGACCGGTATTGATCCAGAACGCGTCCCGGTTCAGTTTCAATTTCTTGGGAGTGCGCTCCTGGGCGCCGTAAGTCCGTTCCGCGTGCACGGCCACACCGTCCATGGCCGCGGCATGAAAAGGCGGGGAAGAAATCCCGGCAAACACCGGATGGGAAGTGATCCTCCCGAGCCCCTCCAATACGGAAATCTCCTCCTCGCCCAGCAGGTTCCTGCCTGCAAAGCGATTCAACCACAATTCACGCGCTTCAACAAGGGACTTCATTTTCAGATAGATTTTGCGTTTCATGCTTGACCCCTGCGGCTAATGCCTCAGATTCAACACTTGCACTTCATCTCCCTCGTAGAGGCCCTCGGTGTTGCGATCGATCCGCACCAGACCGTCGGCTTCCACCAGCGTGGAAATGAGGCCGGATTTGCCCAAAACAGGAATGGCCACCCACCCGTCAGACTCCCGCGCCAACCGGACCCGTATGAAATCGTCGCGCCCTTGCGCCGAAGCCAGGTTGCGGCTGAGCCGGGCCGAGATCCGTCCAAAAGGCCCGTCGTCGGTGGTTGGCTTTCCGCTCAGCACGTTCAGCATGGGCCGAATAAACACCATAAACACGACCATGGCCGAAGCCACATGGCCCGGTATACCCCAGACCGATTTCGCGCCTGTCCGAGCCAGGATGGTGGGCTTGCCCGGGCTGATGCTTACGCCGTGAACCAGGATCTCCGAATCGGGCAGAGACCGGAACACGGACAGGGTAAAATCTCGAGCGCCCACGGAACTTCCCCCGGATATCAGGAGCATGTCGGCCGACTCGAGACCCTCGGTCGTTTTACATTTCAGGGCCTCGAAATCGTCCCGCACTAGCCCCAGGTCGAACACCAGGGCCCCGGCCTGCCGGCTCAAGGCTGCCAGGGTCACGCTGTTGATGTCCCGGACCTGCCCTGCTCCGGGCGTTTCCCCGGGTGAAACCAGTTCATCTCCGGTGGACAGGATGGCGACCCGGGGTCGACGGAAGACCGGGACGTTCCGGATACCGAGGCCCGCCAGGAGCCCCAGTTCCTGAGCCCTCAGCACGGCGCCCTTTCCGATCACCGTCTGTCCCAGGGCCACGTCTTCACCTGGTTGGATGACGTTCTCCCAGGGGGTCAGCGACTTCGAGATCTCGATCGTTTGCCCATCGAGGGCATGGGAATATTCCGCCATGACTACCGCATCCGCACCCCTGGGCAGCATTCCGCCCGTGGGAATGCGCGCCGCCTCGCCCGGTCCGAGTTCAAACTCCGCTTCTTCCGCCATGCCGATGTCGCCCGCAATATGGAGCAGGGCCGGCATCTGCTCGGATCCGCCGAACGTATCGCGGGCCCTTACCGCGTAGCCATCCACTGTTGAACGGGGAAACGGCGGAAGGTCCTCAGGGGACGTCACAGGTTCGGCCAAGACCCGGTCGAGGGCGTCGTCCAGGACAATGGTCTCCGGTTCCAGGGGGCCGAACGATTGAACGATTTCGAGGACTTTTTCCGTACTCACAACATTGAAAAACAGTTCCATCCAACACTCCGCGCGTCCGGGCGACACGCTCTCCGCAAATCCAACCCGCCGGCAAAATTCCACGAATCGGAAAGGGAGGAAACAGTTTCCAGGACATTTAAGGACCGAACACGAAAACGATAATGATTATGTCACACACGATATAACTATGCAAGTCCGGAATGGAACGGGGTATCGGGTGGATTCGAGCGCGAAGCCGCTCCACGACTCGGTTCGGGATGGAGATTTGGAATTGTGAGCTTTGTACCCGAGCACGTTTTTACGGATGCTCCATGCATGATGCCGTTCCGCGATTTGGCCGGCCAACCGCCGATTTTCAAGGTTGCAGGCTTTACAGGGTCTCGTAAGCGTCTTACTCTATTATCTATGAGGGACATTGACAACAATGCCGACCCCATGGTCCGCGACGAGATGCTCGAGTTTGCCCGACGGACCGGGCTTTCACCGGCAAGCAGCACTCCGACGCGCTACTTGTGGACGGACGCGTTCGCCGTGTGTAACTTCCTCGAGCTGTTTCGTCAATCCGGGGATGAAACCTACCGGCGTCTGGCCATGGACCTCGTTGAACAGGTACATCATACCCTCGGCCGGTACCGGCAAGACGGCCATCGAACCGGCTGGATCAGCGGTCTCGACGAGCAGGAGGGCCAAAACCACCCTACTTCAGGCGGCTTGCGAATCGGCAAGGCGATGAACGAACGGGGGCCTTTGGATCCCTTTGATGAACGTCTCGAGTGGGATCGGGACGGTCAGTACTATCACTACCTTACCAAATGGATGCATGCGCTTCACTGTTTGGGCAAGGTCATCCGGAACTCCATCTACCATACCTGGGCCGTGGAGCTGGCGAAAACGGTCCACGTCCGGTTTACTTATGAGCTTCCGTCCGGCGGTCCCAAGCGCATGTATTGGAAGATGAGCATTGACCTTTCCCGCCCCCTGGTGGAATCCATGGGGCGCCACGATCCCCTGGACGGTTTCATCACGTACAACGAGCTTCAGGCCGCGACGACCACGGGCGCCAACGCATCCGGGCACCCGGATCTTCAAGCGGAGATCGCCGATATGGCTCGCATCTGCGAGGGAAGAAGTTGGGCCACGGACGACCCGCTGGGGCTGGGCGGTCTTTTGTGTGACGCGTACAGAGTGGCGCAACTGACGGTCAACGGGCATTTTAAACAGACCGATTTCCTCGAGACCTTACTCGAGGCTTCCCTGTCAGGGCTGCAATCTTTTGCTCAACAGCATCAGTTGGCTCTGCCGCCGGATTACCGCTTGGCGTTTCGCGAACTGGGATTGAGCATCGGATTACACGCCGTCGAGCGGCTCCAGGCATGCATCGGGGAACATGCCGGCGCTTTCGACATCAAACGGCTGCGACCCACAATGGAGACCCTCATGAGGTACCGGCCGCTCTACGAAATCATCGAAGGATTCTGGCTGAAACCCATGATCAGAAGAGCCGACAGTTGGACGGGCCACCAGGATATTAATATGGTGATGCTGGCCACGAGCCTGGCTCCGGACGGATTTTTGAGGGTTTAGTCTGGAATATTTTCCGGGGGACTCCATTTTTACAGAAAGCCGTCCCCCGGTCCCCCGGCGAAAAACCTTTCACAGACGCCACACACCATGGGCGAGGCGTTTTCAAAAAGGAAATGGGGAAAGTCATGGTTGAGACCGCAAATACCGGCGCGCTGCTGAATCCGTTCGACTTGTACGGACTTCGATTAAAAAACAGGGTTGTCATGTCCCCCCTGACGCGAGGGCGGGCCGGCGTGGAGCGTCTTCCCAATGCATTGATGGCCGAATACTATTGCCAGCGGGCTTCCGCGGGCATGATCGACTCGGAAGCCACGGTGGTGTCAAAGCAAGGCATCGGGTGGCTGAACAGTCCGGGCATCTATTCCGACGAGCAGGCGGAAGGCTGGAAGAAAGTCGTCGATGCGGTTCACGCCAAGGGAACCGTCATGTTCCTCCAGCTCTGGCACTGTGGAAGAGCCTCCCACAGCAGTTTTCATGAGCATGGGGAACTCCCGGTGGCTCCTTCGGCCGTCAGACTGGAGGGAGACACCATCCGTACACCCACGGGCAAACATACGCATGAAACGCCACGGGCGTTAGAAACGGAAGAAGTACCCCTGGTTGTCGAAGACTATCGGAGCGCCGCCGAACGGGCCAAAGCCGCCGGATTCGACGGTGTGGAGATACACGCGGCCAATGGATACCTCATTGACGAGTTCCTGCAATCCAAGACCAATCATCGCACCGATCGCTATGGGGGGAGTATCGAGAACCGGTACCGCTTCCTGGACGAGATCGTGAACGCCATACTCACGGTCTGGCCTTCGAATCGGGTAGGTGTGCATGTATCGCCCAACGGCAGTTTCAACGATATGGGCTCACCGGATTTTCGTGAGACCTTTCTCTATGTGGCTGCTCAGCTCAACCGATACAAGCCGGCGTACTTGCACGTGGTGGACGGCCTGGCCTTCGGCTTTCACAAACTCGGACCCGCGATGACCTTGCCCGAATTCCGGAAGGTGTTCGGAGGTCCGCTCATCGGGAATTGCGGGTACGCGCAGGAGACCGCGGAGGCCGCAATTCGGAGCGGTCAGGCCGATCTCATCTCCTTTGGCCGTCCGTTTATCAGCAATCCCGATCTCGTGGAACGCTTTGCCAACGGTTGGCCGTTGAATCCGCCGGCGGATCCGAAAATCTATTACTCATTTGATGAAATCGGGTATACGGATTTTCCCCGCTACGAGGCTTCCGGCCTCGCCTCATAACAGTAAGCTCACCGGTTTTGCAGGGCTATGCCCTTCGACGGGCCTGCAGGGCGGCCTTTCGATTGCTCCGGAATGCCGCCTCACACCCGATTTTCACGCCCCGTGGAACTTGGCCCTCCGAGAAAGTTCTTGCTTTCCGTGCCCCGATTGTTTCTATTTACTCGTCCAAAACCCGGCTGCTGTTTTTCCTGACCCGGGATATTCACGAAGCGCAATCTGCCTGCCGGCAAGGCGGCAGGGACCCTCCGGCAGCCTCAGGCCGGGGCGAAGCTGCATCCCGATGGGTGAACGGGATACGACGTAAGATTTCATGAATATTTCAGGCTGACTCCTCGAAGGTATCTCATGTCGTTATCGCTTTTTTGGATCGCGTTTTTCATCGCCGGCGGCATAGCACTTCTTTTTTACTGCGGAAACCTGCTGGTCCGGGGTGCGGCCTCACTTGCCATGCGTAAGGGGTTGTCCCGGATGACGGTAGGCTTGACTCTAGTGGCCCTAGGCACCTCCGCTCCGGAGTTCTTCGTGTCGTTGCTCGCCGGTGTGAAAGGAAGCTCCGAGATATCCATTGGGAACATCATGGGGTCCAACATCGCGAATATCGCGCTCATCTTGGGCTTTTCCGCAGCCCTACGCCCGATGCTGGTTCAGAGACGGACCCTGCGATTCGAGATGCCGTTCGTGATGGCTTCCTCGTTGATCTTCTATTTGTTTGCACTGGGCGGACGAATTGCGAGGTGGGAAGGACTCGTTCTGATAGCGCTCCTGGCGTTATTCCTTACCTACTGTGTCCGGACCGCCCGTGAAAAACATCCGCATATCGGAATGGTGACCCTCGTAGGGAACTTGAAAACCGACCTCTTCTGCATCGTCGTTGGGTTGGTGGGGCTCACCGCAGGTTCTGAAATGTTCGTGCGGGGCGCCTCTTCCCTTGCGCGAATGCTGGGCGTTTCGGAATATGCGATCGGACTTACGGTAGTCGCTCTGGGCACGTCTCTTCCCGAATTCGGGGCTTCGATTGTGGCCATTGTCCGCAAAGAAACCGAGATCTCGGTAGGCAATGTCATCGGGTCCAACATTTTCAACATCCTGTTCGTGCTCGGCACGGTTTCAACCATCCGTCCGCTTTACTGCCCTCCTGAAGCGCTTCAGGTGGATTTACCCATGATGATCCTCACCGCGGCCACGGCCTACGTGTTCCTGTATTCGCAGAAGAACCTGGCTCGGTGGGAAGGCGTCTTCCTGATGGCAACGTACGCAGCCTATCTGGCGATTATCGCGTGGTAAGCTCATTAGCACGGAAACTCCTAGGGCGTACCGCAAGGCTCCGATCGTGGATCAGCAGGCCTAAAGTTGGATCCACTGAGGCAGAAGCCATGCCAGAAGCCGAAGGGTGAGGTTGGCGTAGCAACCGGCCAGCACGTCGTCCAGCACGACGCCCAGTCCGCCGCTCAGGTTAGCGTCGATCCAGGATGCCGGATACACCTTAAAAATATCGAATATACGGAAAAGGATCAGGCCGAACAAGGCGGTCTCGAAGGACCACGGTAGAAACGCCACGGCCACCAGATATCCCACCCACTCGTCCACTACGATCAGAGGGCTGTCTTTTTCAGCCAGCAGCTTTTCCGACGTGTGGGAGGCCCACAGGGCCAAAAGAAAAGCCACACAAACCACCACGGTGTACGTTGGCCGGGAAATCCAACCTAGCATCAAAAAGGTCGGTATCCCCCAAACGATGGTGGCGGCTGTCCCCGAGGCGAAAGGAAAACGCCCGACGTGCGCCAAAGTAGCCACCAACAACGCAACACGACGCAAGCCGGCGCCGGCGGGAAGCGGCTTCAGATGAAAGCGATCTTTCAACATGAAAGTGTACGCACGTTCGGGATAAGTTAAAATTGCATGTTCGTTCTTGCCTGAGGTCAAGACGATCAAGGGTGATGGTGCGACTACAACAAAGCCTAAGGCTCCTGTCAAGCTTTGGATGCACGTATGCGAGAAATTGTAACCATCGGGAAAATTTCCCCGGACTTCCTTGGTTGCGTTCCTTCCCCGTTCAGGCGCGAAAGATAGCCTCTGTCAGCCGGCTCGCCTTGTATCCGCCGCCTCCCCGCAAGGCTGATTCAAGAGCTGAGACCGAGGTGTCACTCCGGTGCAAAGCTTCACCGGAAACTTGCCCCGCGCTCAAGAATAGTCTACATTGCACGATCGGGTTGTCGGTCCCGGTCGGTTATGCCTCCGCGGAGGCGCGGAACGTTTTACTACCGGGCCCCATTGTGAATCAATTTAGAAGGAAGACCTTCTGTGACGGAACGCGTACTTAATCCGGCGTATGGAGTTTTGTGCTGTCTTATGGCGATCGCTCTAGCCACCTGCGCCATAGAACCCCAACGACCGGTCGCCAAAGAGACGGCCGCCCGGAAGCTGGACCCGCGCGAATGGCCGTCGTTCACCGACGACATGGACACTCCCTCTCTTCTCAGGGCGATCAAAAACAGTCTTGACTATTACCAAGGCGCGCCCCAAGGTACTGTCTTTCAATTCGGACAAGACGCGTATCCGGTCGAGCACATGCGGGAATCCAATCGGAGGCTGCTGGAGTGCCTGACCGCGGACGGGACTGGGGACAAGTTTCGCCGGCTGATTCGAGAACAGTATAACGTGTATCAGGCCGTAGGAGTCCGTGGCGACGGGGACATGTTGTTTACCGGGTACTACGAACCGGTTGTGGATGTGGACAAGGTTCATTCCGACGGCTATCCCTTCCCGATCCATTTAGCTCCCCCCGACCGGATTAAACCGGGTGGACGTGTTCTTTATGCAGGTACAGGGCTCGGGCGTGATCCGTTATCCGGACGGCTCCCATGTTCGTTTGGGCTACGCCGGCGGGAACGGTCATCCGTACGTCAGCATCGGCAAGGTTCTCATCGAAGAAGGGCTCCTGGAGCGAGAAGAGATGTCCATGGGCGCCATCCGTTCTTACTTTGATTCGCATCCCGAGGAAATCGATCGTATATTGTCACAGAACCCGAGCTACGTATTTTTCCGTGTCGTCGAAGGCGGCCCCTTCGGCAACATCGCCGTTGAGCTCACCTCGGGCCGTTCCATAGCCACGGATGCAAGACTGTTTCCAAAAGGCGCTTTTGCATATATACGATCTCAGAAGCCGGTCCTGGGATCCGGGAAGGCTCCGGAGCAGTGGGTCGAGTATGGACGCTTTGTGTGTAACCAGGACACAGGTGGAGCCATCAGGGGGCCCGGCCGGGTGGACGTGTTTTGAGGAGGCGGTCCCTAGTGAGCTATTTCGATCAGGCCATCCGGGAGAACCCGGAATTTGGAGCCGCTTACCACGACCGGGGTGTCGCCTATCAGAAAATGGGCGAAATGGAGAAGGCAATCCGGGATTTTGATGAGGCCATTCGGATCAGCGATCAAAACGTGAGCGCCTATTATAACCGAGGCGTCTGCTATACCATCACACGTGTGTATAAGCGCGCCATAGCGGATTTTCAAAAGGTCATCGAGCTCGCGCCGGAGGATCCTCGAGCCTACAACAACCTGGCATGGATCTACGCGGTTTCGAACGTCAAGAAATTCAGAAACCCGGAATTGGCCGTCGAGAACGCCCGGAAAGCCGTCGAGCTGACGAAGGGGGGTTACGCCGCTTACGTGGACACATTGGCCGAGTCGTATTACGCTGCGGGAGACATCGAAAATGCCCAGGTGTGGGCGGAGAAGGCGATCTCCCTCGAACCGCAAAACAAGACCTACAAGGACCACCTCGAGAGGTTCCGAAAGCCGCCCGAACAGTGAAACGGTGATTTCGTCATTTCTAAACAGGCAGCGGTCGCGCCATCCGGACGAAAAGGGAATTCCGGCGATCGGAGGAGACGGACTTGTCGACTGTCGTAACGGCTAGAACAGACTCAATTGCTTGGAATATTTGGCGCGATCTTCTGCATCGAAAATCCGGATCTTTCCGAAAACGCCGTCATAACCAGGGGATATATGCAACCTGCCGTCACGCACGCGCAGGATGGCCTCAGCAATGAGTTCGGAACCGTGTTCTCGCAGGAGCGGCAGAGACGTTTCCAGGAGGATGTGCAACTCGGGACCCAGTCGGTTCAGCAAGTCCATGTAGAGGCGTTGCACCGGTTGGGTGTTCACTCCTTTTTCCATGACCTCGGACAACACTTCAATCACTGGAACGATATGTTTGCAGACCGGGCTTCCCGACGGCCGGTATCCCGCGGGACGATCCGCCAATTCGGCGACCCGATGCATGACTCCAACCGTAACTTTCGCGTTGCAATCCGGACACAGATATCGACTTTGTATCGTTTCCTCCGGGCTCATGCTTCTGCCGCACGGGCGATGGCCGTCGTAGTGATACTTGCCTTCCTGAGGATACATGTCCAGCGTCCCGGACAGCCCTCTTCGGGTGTGCAAAGCCCTCGCGATTCCGGCGAAGGATACTTCGCAATCGAACAGGTTGGCATTGCGTCCCAATTTGGACGGGGAATGAGCGTCCGAATTGGACACCAATGCGAAACCGTCTAAACCGGATATCCGCCAATTCATAGGTGGATCCGATGAAAGCCCCGTTTCGATGGCGAAGATGTGGCCGGTCAAATCCCCATAGCAATCCTCGACCGAGTTGAAACCGGACTTGGCGCCCAACACGCTGAAATGGGGCGTCCAGGCGTGTGCCGGAATAAACAGGATTTCGGGCGACACTTCGAGCGCCAGTTCCACAAGATCCCGGCTGTCCAATCCCAAAATGGGTCTGCCATCGGATCGGATGTTCCCTATTCGGTCGAGCTTTGCGTTCAGTCTTGAAGCGGTGTCTACATCGGGCAGCAGCAGCAGATGGTGCACTTTTCGGACCTTGCCGTTTTTCTTGTAGATCGTGCTGATCTCCGCCGAGAGTACGAAACGGACCTCCGATCGGCAGCTCTGCGGCACACCGTTCCTTTTAGAAAAATCGTAATCGGGGGAAAGAGCAAACAGCCCGTTGCCCGTTGGGACCAATTGCTCCTGTATCTCCTGGAACCATTTGGGGTGCGTGCAATCCCCGGTGGCGAGGACCTGTATCCCTTTGAGCTGCGCCCAGTGGTGAATGTGGGGCAGGTCCATGTCCTTGCTCGTGGCAACGGAAAATCGGGAATGCACATGCAGATCGGCGATAAACTTCATTCAGGTCCGCCCGTGGGTGAGATGAGCAGACCTTAGGGAAGTCGATGCTGCTTGTCAAGGACTACCCCCACTCTATCCCCGGCTTCTGATTTCGGAACGCCGAGCGGTCTCGACAATTCGAGGGCG containing:
- a CDS encoding molybdopterin biosynthesis protein → MKRKIYLKMKSLVEARELWLNRFAGRNLLGEEEISVLEGLGRITSHPVFAGISSPPFHAAAMDGVAVHAERTYGAQERTPKKLKLNRDAFWINTGQPIPEGANSVIMVEKLLELADGFIEIHTAAYPWENVRKVGEDVVATELLFPRNHRIRPYDLGALLAADVDRILVWKRPRVTIIPTGNELLGPVGERTESVGVQGRIPESNSVILSAMVTESGGIPRIEGIVRDVYEDLHEAVRTAVESDAHMVIVNAGSSAGSEDYTYHVLEALGEVLVHGVAMMPGKPTILAEVSGKPVIGNPGYSVSATLSFDQFAAPLLYALQGIPEKTRKRVRVHLSRAVPSKLGVEEFLRVNLGRVNDRIVATPLPRGAGSITTLTRAEGIVRLSEFSEGLPRDAEAEAELLVEDAVLDRTLVVIGSHDMSIDVLGDLMKRDPRGFRLSSANVGSLGGLLALRNGCAHAAGSHLLEEDTGEYNRSYVKKYLPGMKVSLFHLVRREQGLILRKGNPKGIRGLEDLAREDVTFMNRQAGSGTRILLDFRLKQQGIDPTAIHGYDREEYTHMAVAVDVKSGVSDVGLGIFAAARALDLDFIPVVQEQYDLVIPSPFLEDERVRMLLDTAATEPFRERMMSLGGYDPGMSGEFWTEIGP
- a CDS encoding molybdopterin molybdotransferase MoeA; protein product: MELFFNVVSTEKVLEIVQSFGPLEPETIVLDDALDRVLAEPVTSPEDLPPFPRSTVDGYAVRARDTFGGSEQMPALLHIAGDIGMAEEAEFELGPGEAARIPTGGMLPRGADAVVMAEYSHALDGQTIEISKSLTPWENVIQPGEDVALGQTVIGKGAVLRAQELGLLAGLGIRNVPVFRRPRVAILSTGDELVSPGETPGAGQVRDINSVTLAALSRQAGALVFDLGLVRDDFEALKCKTTEGLESADMLLISGGSSVGARDFTLSVFRSLPDSEILVHGVSISPGKPTILARTGAKSVWGIPGHVASAMVVFMVFIRPMLNVLSGKPTTDDGPFGRISARLSRNLASAQGRDDFIRVRLARESDGWVAIPVLGKSGLISTLVEADGLVRIDRNTEGLYEGDEVQVLNLRH
- a CDS encoding alkene reductase; the protein is MVETANTGALLNPFDLYGLRLKNRVVMSPLTRGRAGVERLPNALMAEYYCQRASAGMIDSEATVVSKQGIGWLNSPGIYSDEQAEGWKKVVDAVHAKGTVMFLQLWHCGRASHSSFHEHGELPVAPSAVRLEGDTIRTPTGKHTHETPRALETEEVPLVVEDYRSAAERAKAAGFDGVEIHAANGYLIDEFLQSKTNHRTDRYGGSIENRYRFLDEIVNAILTVWPSNRVGVHVSPNGSFNDMGSPDFRETFLYVAAQLNRYKPAYLHVVDGLAFGFHKLGPAMTLPEFRKVFGGPLIGNCGYAQETAEAAIRSGQADLISFGRPFISNPDLVERFANGWPLNPPADPKIYYSFDEIGYTDFPRYEASGLAS
- a CDS encoding calcium/sodium antiporter; its protein translation is MSLSLFWIAFFIAGGIALLFYCGNLLVRGAASLAMRKGLSRMTVGLTLVALGTSAPEFFVSLLAGVKGSSEISIGNIMGSNIANIALILGFSAALRPMLVQRRTLRFEMPFVMASSLIFYLFALGGRIARWEGLVLIALLALFLTYCVRTAREKHPHIGMVTLVGNLKTDLFCIVVGLVGLTAGSEMFVRGASSLARMLGVSEYAIGLTVVALGTSLPEFGASIVAIVRKETEISVGNVIGSNIFNILFVLGTVSTIRPLYCPPEALQVDLPMMILTAATAYVFLYSQKNLARWEGVFLMATYAAYLAIIAW
- a CDS encoding phosphatidylglycerophosphatase A, yielding MLKDRFHLKPLPAGAGLRRVALLVATLAHVGRFPFASGTAATIVWGIPTFLMLGWISRPTYTVVVCVAFLLALWASHTSEKLLAEKDSPLIVVDEWVGYLVAVAFLPWSFETALFGLILFRIFDIFKVYPASWIDANLSGGLGVVLDDVLAGCYANLTLRLLAWLLPQWIQL
- a CDS encoding MltA domain-containing protein; translation: MQVQGSGVIRYPDGSHVRLGYAGGNGHPYVSIGKVLIEEGLLEREEMSMGAIRSYFDSHPEEIDRILSQNPSYVFFRVVEGGPFGNIAVELTSGRSIATDARLFPKGAFAYIRSQKPVLGSGKAPEQWVEYGRFVCNQDTGGAIRGPGRVDVF
- a CDS encoding tetratricopeptide repeat protein, yielding MSYFDQAIRENPEFGAAYHDRGVAYQKMGEMEKAIRDFDEAIRISDQNVSAYYNRGVCYTITRVYKRAIADFQKVIELAPEDPRAYNNLAWIYAVSNVKKFRNPELAVENARKAVELTKGGYAAYVDTLAESYYAAGDIENAQVWAEKAISLEPQNKTYKDHLERFRKPPEQ
- a CDS encoding DNA helicase UvrD; translation: MKFIADLHVHSRFSVATSKDMDLPHIHHWAQLKGIQVLATGDCTHPKWFQEIQEQLVPTGNGLFALSPDYDFSKRNGVPQSCRSEVRFVLSAEISTIYKKNGKVRKVHHLLLLPDVDTASRLNAKLDRIGNIRSDGRPILGLDSRDLVELALEVSPEILFIPAHAWTPHFSVLGAKSGFNSVEDCYGDLTGHIFAIETGLSSDPPMNWRISGLDGFALVSNSDAHSPSKLGRNANLFDCEVSFAGIARALHTRRGLSGTLDMYPQEGKYHYDGHRPCGRSMSPEETIQSRYLCPDCNAKVTVGVMHRVAELADRPAGYRPSGSPVCKHIVPVIEVLSEVMEKGVNTQPVQRLYMDLLNRLGPELHILLETSLPLLREHGSELIAEAILRVRDGRLHISPGYDGVFGKIRIFDAEDRAKYSKQLSLF